A genomic segment from Propioniciclava sp. MC1595 encodes:
- a CDS encoding helix-turn-helix domain-containing protein — translation MRTIETTNIPVEHLEALEHFACAEVGPELRDVLMSVARCIRDGEGLVTVDGHATLTPNQVAERLGMSRSHLYKLLDRGEIVSHRVGRDRRIRLSDVIAFEAERDHDRRELAERFAKQHETRSGAIDEIADLL, via the coding sequence GTGAGAACTATTGAGACGACCAACATTCCCGTTGAACATCTAGAGGCCCTTGAGCACTTTGCTTGTGCCGAGGTCGGCCCTGAGCTGCGCGACGTCCTTATGAGCGTGGCCCGTTGCATTCGTGACGGCGAGGGCCTTGTGACCGTCGACGGGCATGCCACGCTCACTCCCAACCAGGTTGCCGAACGCTTGGGCATGAGCCGGTCACATTTGTACAAACTATTGGACAGGGGCGAGATCGTGTCGCACCGCGTCGGTCGTGACCGCCGTATCCGACTGAGTGACGTCATCGCCTTCGAAGCCGAACGAGACCACGATCGACGCGAGCTTGCCGAGCGCTTCGCCAAGCAGCACGAAACCCGCAGTGGCGCCATTGACGAGATCGCCGATCTGCTCTGA
- the ald gene encoding alanine dehydrogenase — MRVSIPKETKVREYRVAITPVGVLDLVEAGHEVLIEKDAGLGSSITDDDYAKVGAQIVDTDGAWSGELVLKVKEPTPEEFHFLTDEQVLFTYLHLAPDRPLTEALLDAGTTGVAYETVRLPNGQLPLLYPMSEVAGCLAPQMGAHALLKAQGGRGVLMGGVAGVPSAKVVILGGGIAGQNAASVALGMGADVTVLDTDLDKLRQIMWKFDDAVDTLLSSTLTVREQVLAADLVIGTVLVPGARTPKLVTNEMVSQMKPGSVLVDVAVDQGGCFEDSHPTTHDDPTYTVHNSVFYCVANMPGAVPNTSTWALTNSTLPYVRRIAEQGWAKAADADPALAEGLNTHAGRLTHPGVVAAFPDLPASSA, encoded by the coding sequence ATGAGGGTCTCGATCCCGAAGGAGACGAAGGTCCGCGAGTACCGCGTCGCGATCACGCCCGTGGGCGTGCTCGACCTGGTCGAGGCGGGCCACGAGGTCCTCATCGAGAAGGACGCCGGCCTGGGGTCGTCCATCACCGACGACGACTACGCCAAGGTCGGCGCGCAGATCGTCGACACCGACGGCGCGTGGTCGGGTGAGCTGGTCCTCAAGGTCAAGGAGCCGACGCCCGAGGAGTTCCACTTCCTCACCGACGAGCAGGTCCTGTTCACCTACCTGCACCTGGCGCCCGACCGCCCGCTCACCGAGGCGCTCCTCGACGCGGGCACGACGGGCGTGGCCTACGAGACGGTCCGCCTGCCCAATGGCCAGCTGCCGCTGCTCTACCCGATGTCCGAGGTGGCGGGGTGCCTGGCTCCCCAGATGGGTGCGCACGCGCTGCTCAAGGCACAGGGCGGACGCGGGGTCCTGATGGGCGGCGTCGCTGGGGTCCCCAGCGCGAAGGTCGTCATCCTCGGTGGCGGCATCGCGGGCCAGAACGCGGCGAGCGTCGCGCTCGGCATGGGCGCCGACGTCACGGTGCTCGACACCGACCTCGACAAGCTGCGCCAGATCATGTGGAAGTTCGACGACGCCGTGGACACCCTGTTGTCCTCGACCCTCACCGTGCGCGAGCAGGTGCTGGCCGCCGACCTGGTGATCGGCACGGTGCTCGTCCCGGGTGCCCGCACGCCGAAGCTGGTCACCAACGAGATGGTGTCGCAGATGAAGCCGGGTTCGGTGCTCGTCGACGTGGCGGTCGACCAGGGCGGTTGCTTCGAGGACTCCCACCCGACCACCCACGACGACCCCACCTACACGGTGCACAACTCGGTGTTCTACTGCGTGGCGAACATGCCCGGCGCGGTGCCGAACACCTCCACGTGGGCGCTCACGAACTCGACGTTGCCGTACGTGCGTCGCATCGCCGAGCAGGGCTGGGCGAAGGCCGCGGACGCCGACCCGGCCCTGGCCGAGGGCCTCAACACCCATGCCGGACGCCTCACCCACCCAGGCGTGGTGGCTGCGTTCCCCGACCTGCCGGCCTCGTCTGCCTGA
- a CDS encoding DUF5302 family protein: MSEAKDGDKVVDPKEQMKAALEAKKNAQHGSAAGAQGGAKAAGGPHGQQGGKRTFRRKAGG, translated from the coding sequence ATGAGTGAAGCAAAGGACGGTGACAAGGTCGTCGACCCGAAGGAGCAGATGAAGGCTGCCCTGGAGGCCAAGAAGAACGCCCAGCACGGCAGTGCGGCGGGCGCGCAAGGCGGTGCGAAGGCGGCCGGTGGGCCCCACGGTCAGCAGGGGGGCAAGCGCACGTTCCGGCGCAAGGCCGGGGGTTAG
- a CDS encoding NUDIX domain-containing protein, which yields MRVFIVHMGGPFWGHRDDGGWSLAKGMYTPGEETPEDAARREFSEEVGCEPPEGELIDLGEVRLSSGKRVRGFAVEASEDLCFVESNTFEVEWPRRSGRFRTYPEVDRADWFDVEVARTKVTLGQIPLLDALARMVG from the coding sequence TTGCGGGTTTTCATCGTGCACATGGGCGGCCCCTTCTGGGGCCATCGCGACGACGGCGGCTGGTCACTGGCGAAGGGCATGTACACGCCCGGCGAGGAGACGCCCGAGGACGCGGCCCGGCGCGAGTTCTCCGAAGAGGTGGGCTGCGAGCCGCCCGAGGGTGAGCTGATCGACCTGGGTGAGGTCCGGTTGTCGTCGGGGAAGCGGGTGCGCGGATTCGCCGTCGAGGCGTCCGAGGACCTGTGCTTCGTCGAGAGCAACACCTTCGAGGTGGAGTGGCCGCGGCGGTCCGGTCGGTTCCGCACCTACCCCGAGGTCGATCGCGCGGACTGGTTCGACGTCGAGGTCGCCCGCACCAAGGTGACCCTCGGCCAGATCCCCCTGTTGGACGCCCTGGCCCGCATGGTGGGTTAG
- a CDS encoding DUF6054 family protein, with product MAKYERSFPGSISSFLPYFHDNIMGSISATAEDGTDLTLGEVRTAFRVYERYSMFGGNRVSMALSLAEHRGTLHASVITSGGTEASFFKVLPIGEMTWLDKAAQVIDAYAEGS from the coding sequence ATGGCGAAGTACGAGCGGTCATTCCCCGGGTCGATCAGCAGCTTCCTGCCCTACTTCCACGACAACATCATGGGCAGCATCTCCGCCACCGCGGAGGACGGCACGGACCTCACCCTCGGCGAGGTGCGCACGGCGTTCCGGGTGTACGAGCGCTACTCGATGTTCGGCGGCAACCGCGTCAGCATGGCGCTCTCGCTGGCCGAGCACCGGGGCACGCTCCACGCCAGCGTCATCACCAGCGGGGGCACCGAGGCAAGCTTTTTCAAGGTGCTCCCGATCGGGGAGATGACCTGGCTCGACAAGGCCGCTCAGGTCATCGATGCCTACGCGGAGGGCAGCTAA
- a CDS encoding DEAD/DEAH box helicase — MSQSAFDRLGPAFPQRAPWGTATKLRAWQQEALDLYLSSAPRDFLAVATPGAGKTTFALRVASELLHARVVRRVIVVAPTEHLKVQWADAAAKVGIQLDPGLGGRKRGRSRQYDGVAVTYAGVAAAMLSYQTMTANFDTLVILDEVHHAGDALAWGDAVRDSFQYATRRLMLTGTPFRSDENPIPFVTYVEGHGGEKVSRADYTYGYAEALRDHVVRPVVFMNYGGPMRWRTKSGDTVEANLGELLTKDVSAQAWRTALDPKGEWISAVLRAADKRLSEVRRHVPDAGGLVIATNQTNARAYARVLESITGTKPTVVLSDDAGASGRIEAFSASDERWMVAVRMVSEGVDVPRLAVGVYATATSTPLFFAQAVGRFVRTRRRGEVATVFLPTVPIVLAHAFSLELQRDHVLGRRRASEEMDVWAEAEALLEAANRREAASDDLMGAFEALDSAATFDHVLFDSQQFGMHAVPTSDDEADYLGLPGLLEPDQITHLLRERQRRQVRRHERSERRERVTPEVSLHRALAARRKELNTLVSQYARVKGVPHSHVHAELRRQCGGPALAAATTDQVEARITMIRGWQARV; from the coding sequence ATGAGCCAGTCGGCGTTCGACCGGCTCGGTCCGGCGTTCCCGCAGCGCGCTCCGTGGGGAACGGCGACCAAGCTGCGCGCCTGGCAGCAGGAAGCACTCGACCTCTACCTCAGCTCCGCGCCCCGCGACTTCCTCGCCGTCGCCACCCCCGGCGCCGGCAAGACGACGTTCGCGCTTCGGGTGGCGTCCGAGCTGTTGCACGCCCGGGTGGTGCGCCGCGTGATCGTGGTCGCCCCGACCGAGCACCTCAAGGTGCAGTGGGCGGACGCCGCCGCGAAGGTTGGCATCCAGCTCGACCCGGGGCTGGGCGGGCGCAAGCGCGGGCGCTCGCGGCAGTACGACGGGGTCGCGGTCACCTACGCCGGCGTCGCGGCGGCGATGCTCAGCTACCAGACCATGACGGCGAACTTCGACACGCTGGTGATCCTCGACGAGGTCCACCACGCCGGCGACGCCCTGGCCTGGGGCGACGCGGTGCGCGACTCGTTCCAGTACGCGACGCGACGGCTGATGCTGACGGGTACGCCCTTCCGCTCGGACGAGAACCCCATCCCCTTCGTCACCTACGTCGAGGGGCACGGCGGCGAGAAGGTCTCCCGCGCCGACTACACCTACGGCTACGCCGAGGCGCTGCGCGACCACGTCGTGCGCCCGGTGGTGTTCATGAACTACGGCGGGCCCATGCGGTGGCGCACCAAGTCGGGCGACACGGTCGAGGCCAACCTGGGTGAGCTGCTCACCAAGGACGTCTCGGCCCAGGCCTGGCGCACCGCCCTCGACCCCAAGGGGGAGTGGATCTCGGCGGTCCTGCGGGCCGCGGACAAGCGGCTCAGCGAGGTGCGACGACACGTCCCGGACGCCGGCGGCCTCGTCATCGCCACCAACCAGACCAACGCCCGGGCGTACGCGCGCGTGCTGGAGTCGATCACCGGGACCAAGCCCACGGTGGTGCTGTCGGACGACGCCGGGGCGTCGGGTCGGATCGAGGCCTTCTCGGCGTCCGACGAGCGGTGGATGGTCGCCGTGCGGATGGTGTCCGAGGGCGTCGACGTGCCGCGGCTGGCGGTCGGGGTGTACGCGACCGCGACGTCCACGCCCCTGTTCTTCGCGCAGGCCGTCGGGCGCTTCGTGCGGACCCGCCGCCGCGGGGAGGTGGCCACCGTGTTCCTGCCGACCGTGCCGATCGTCCTCGCGCACGCGTTCTCCCTGGAGCTGCAACGCGACCACGTGCTGGGGCGACGGAGGGCGTCTGAGGAGATGGACGTGTGGGCCGAGGCCGAGGCCCTGCTGGAGGCCGCGAACCGACGCGAGGCGGCGTCCGACGACCTGATGGGGGCGTTCGAGGCGCTCGATTCGGCGGCGACCTTCGACCACGTGCTGTTCGACAGCCAGCAGTTCGGGATGCACGCCGTGCCCACGTCGGACGACGAGGCCGACTACCTCGGCCTGCCCGGGCTGCTCGAACCCGACCAGATAACCCACCTGCTACGCGAACGGCAGCGGCGGCAGGTGCGGAGGCACGAACGGTCCGAGCGGCGGGAGCGCGTGACGCCCGAGGTGTCGCTGCACCGCGCCCTCGCGGCCCGCCGCAAGGAGCTGAACACACTGGTGTCGCAGTACGCGCGCGTGAAGGGGGTACCGCACAGCCACGTGCACGCTGAACTGCGCCGCCAGTGCGGTGGGCCGGCACTGGCGGCGGCGACCACGGACCAGGTCGAGGCGCGGATCACGATGATCCGGGGTTGGCAGGCGCGCGTGTGA
- a CDS encoding SRPBCC domain-containing protein gives MFPARHSPAFEAFTLRTAEWWSAEAVGSPDTFSHVFFEPVVGGRVQEIASDGTQTFRGEVKEWKPGRRLVFTFSKAEDAVHPSTISVDFIHTGDDAATVRIHHLTGDEDRFNNWDGFVKPYAALLGVYTH, from the coding sequence ATGTTCCCTGCGCGGCACAGCCCCGCATTCGAAGCCTTCACGCTGCGCACCGCGGAGTGGTGGTCCGCTGAGGCGGTCGGCAGCCCCGACACCTTCAGCCACGTGTTCTTCGAGCCGGTGGTGGGCGGTCGTGTCCAGGAGATCGCCTCCGACGGCACGCAGACCTTCCGCGGCGAGGTCAAGGAGTGGAAGCCCGGCCGGCGCCTGGTGTTCACCTTCAGCAAGGCCGAGGACGCCGTCCATCCGTCCACGATCTCGGTGGACTTCATCCACACCGGGGACGACGCGGCCACCGTCCGGATCCACCACCTGACCGGTGACGAGGACCGGTTCAACAACTGGGACGGCTTCGTCAAGCCCTACGCCGCGCTGTTGGGCGTCTACACCCACTGA
- a CDS encoding MFS transporter: MTQTPTIAPARTPMFASLRLRNYRLFFWGGLISNIGTWMARIAQTWLVLTILTDHSASAVGYVTGLQFLPMVLFGAWGGAVADRFPKRIILVWTQVLLALNAATLALLVVFNVTELWHVYVLAFLQGVVTAVDNPTRQAFASEMVPPELLPNAVGLNSTSFNGARLVGPAVAGLMIAVAGVGPSLLINAFTFIPVILALLAMDPSQLTPAPIRRGRGSVREGIRYVAGRPDIQLVMFIVFMLGTFGMNFQITNALMATEVYGKGADAYGILGSIMAVGSLTAALMAARRPRPRLSTMLGALMGFAIATFALALAPTYEMFAILLIPVGLTALTVMTTANASVQLTTEPVMRGRVMALYMMIFLGGTPLGAPMIGWIGDAWGARWTVLIGAIATALAFMVGMFFALQRNDWRLPSWRELRGVPEPAQLDPEEA, encoded by the coding sequence GTGACCCAGACCCCCACGATCGCGCCCGCGCGCACCCCGATGTTCGCCAGCCTGAGGCTGCGCAACTACAGGCTGTTCTTCTGGGGCGGCCTGATCTCGAACATCGGCACCTGGATGGCGCGCATCGCGCAGACCTGGCTCGTGCTGACGATCCTGACCGACCACTCCGCCTCGGCGGTCGGCTACGTCACCGGCCTGCAGTTCCTCCCGATGGTGCTGTTCGGCGCCTGGGGCGGCGCGGTCGCCGACCGGTTCCCCAAGCGCATCATCCTCGTCTGGACCCAGGTGCTCCTCGCCCTCAACGCCGCCACCCTCGCCCTGCTCGTCGTGTTCAACGTCACCGAGTTGTGGCACGTCTACGTGCTGGCCTTCCTCCAGGGCGTCGTGACCGCGGTCGACAACCCAACCCGCCAGGCGTTCGCCTCCGAGATGGTGCCGCCCGAGCTCCTCCCGAACGCGGTCGGCCTCAACTCGACCAGCTTCAACGGCGCCCGGCTCGTGGGCCCGGCCGTCGCCGGTCTGATGATCGCCGTTGCAGGCGTCGGCCCCAGCCTCCTGATCAACGCGTTCACGTTCATCCCGGTGATCCTCGCGCTCCTCGCCATGGATCCCTCCCAGCTCACCCCGGCCCCCATCCGCCGCGGCCGTGGCTCGGTGCGCGAGGGCATCCGCTACGTCGCCGGACGCCCCGACATCCAGCTGGTCATGTTCATCGTCTTCATGCTCGGCACCTTCGGGATGAACTTCCAGATCACCAACGCCCTCATGGCCACCGAGGTGTACGGCAAGGGCGCCGACGCGTACGGCATCCTCGGCTCGATCATGGCCGTCGGTTCACTCACCGCCGCGCTCATGGCAGCCCGCCGGCCGCGCCCACGCCTGTCGACCATGCTCGGCGCCCTCATGGGCTTCGCGATCGCCACCTTCGCTCTCGCGCTCGCCCCGACCTACGAGATGTTCGCGATCCTCCTCATCCCGGTCGGGCTCACCGCCCTGACCGTCATGACCACCGCGAACGCCTCGGTGCAGCTCACCACCGAGCCGGTCATGCGCGGCCGCGTGATGGCGCTCTACATGATGATCTTCCTCGGCGGCACGCCCCTCGGCGCCCCGATGATCGGCTGGATCGGCGACGCCTGGGGCGCCCGCTGGACCGTCCTCATCGGCGCCATCGCCACCGCCCTGGCGTTCATGGTGGGCATGTTCTTCGCGCTCCAGCGCAACGACTGGCGCCTGCCCAGCTGGCGCGAGCTCCGCGGCGTCCCCGAGCCGGCCCAGCTCGACCCCGAAGAGGCCTGA
- a CDS encoding MarR family winged helix-turn-helix transcriptional regulator has product MPDRDPLLSLASDVRIACQHVSRRVRFDNCHEIPPHHFSALAKLSMGLASTAGELARIEEVSAPSMTRTVNSLVEAGFVARTLDPDDGRRHLLSLTEAGAEMVQRTRASRDDWMVRRLQGLSPDELKVLREATDILQKVIHA; this is encoded by the coding sequence GTGCCCGACCGTGACCCCCTCCTCAGCCTCGCCAGCGACGTGCGCATCGCGTGCCAGCACGTCAGCCGCCGTGTGCGGTTCGACAACTGCCACGAGATCCCGCCGCACCACTTCAGCGCGCTCGCCAAGTTGTCGATGGGCCTCGCGAGCACCGCCGGCGAACTGGCCCGCATCGAGGAGGTGAGCGCCCCGAGCATGACCCGCACGGTGAACAGCCTCGTCGAGGCCGGGTTCGTCGCGCGCACCCTCGACCCCGACGACGGCCGACGCCACCTGCTCTCCCTCACCGAGGCTGGCGCCGAGATGGTGCAGCGCACCCGCGCGAGCCGCGACGACTGGATGGTCCGTCGCCTCCAGGGGCTCTCCCCCGACGAACTCAAGGTCCTCCGTGAGGCGACCGACATCCTCCAGAAGGTGATCCACGCGTGA
- a CDS encoding TIGR01777 family oxidoreductase — protein sequence MPVFERTSRYPYPRSTVFAWHTRPGAFARLSPPGMVTALKLHTDGINVGSEAELLISHPLVAGLLPDIPRPGARKGAPIGVRWLVRHVELVPNERFVDEQVRGPFKSWRHEHHFADGPGGSTIITDRVIWELPVTLPGRLDQALVEMQLDGLFAFRERQLRDDLDLHTRLAASPRRVVVAGASGLIGTQLCALLTSGGHHVTRLVRTSAKGKPDAARWDPAAHKLDPRILEGADAVVNLSGHSIGGRFTRGHKGKVLTSRLDATATLAGAAAEAKVPTLVQASAIGYYGPRRPNELLTEDSAPGDGFLAATVRAWEAAAQPAADAGVRVALLRTGIVLSEGGGALAPQVPLFSLGVGGRLAAPDAWFSWVGLDDVARAYVHTILTDVVEGPTNLVGPRPVTHQEFATTLGRVLHRPAVVPTPAIGPKLVLGAEGYDEMIDTDQRVSAAKLGESGFWFAQGTLAEALRHALMR from the coding sequence ATGCCCGTCTTCGAGCGCACCAGCCGGTACCCGTATCCGCGATCGACGGTGTTCGCGTGGCACACCCGGCCGGGTGCGTTCGCCCGGCTCAGCCCTCCCGGGATGGTCACCGCTCTGAAGCTGCACACCGACGGGATCAACGTGGGGTCTGAGGCCGAGCTCCTCATCAGCCACCCGCTCGTCGCCGGACTGCTGCCCGACATCCCGCGCCCGGGCGCCCGCAAGGGTGCGCCGATCGGGGTGCGCTGGCTGGTGCGCCACGTCGAGCTGGTCCCCAACGAGAGGTTCGTCGACGAGCAGGTACGCGGCCCGTTCAAGTCCTGGCGCCACGAGCACCACTTCGCCGACGGCCCCGGCGGCTCGACGATCATCACCGACCGCGTGATCTGGGAGCTCCCGGTCACCCTCCCCGGACGCCTCGACCAGGCCCTCGTCGAGATGCAGCTCGACGGACTCTTCGCGTTCCGCGAGCGCCAGCTCCGCGACGACCTCGACCTGCACACCCGCCTCGCGGCGAGCCCGCGCCGGGTCGTCGTCGCCGGGGCATCCGGTCTCATCGGCACCCAGCTCTGCGCGCTGCTCACCTCGGGCGGACACCACGTCACCCGGCTGGTGCGCACGTCGGCCAAGGGCAAGCCCGACGCCGCCCGCTGGGATCCCGCCGCCCACAAGCTCGACCCCCGCATCCTCGAGGGGGCCGACGCCGTCGTAAACCTGTCGGGCCACTCCATCGGCGGGCGGTTCACCCGCGGCCACAAGGGGAAGGTCCTCACGTCCCGCCTCGATGCGACCGCCACCCTCGCGGGCGCCGCCGCCGAGGCAAAGGTCCCGACCCTCGTCCAGGCCTCGGCGATCGGCTACTACGGCCCGCGGCGTCCGAACGAGCTGTTGACCGAGGACTCAGCCCCCGGCGACGGCTTCCTGGCCGCCACCGTCCGGGCCTGGGAGGCCGCCGCGCAGCCGGCCGCGGATGCCGGCGTCCGGGTCGCACTGCTGCGCACCGGCATCGTGCTCAGCGAGGGCGGGGGAGCGCTCGCGCCCCAGGTGCCGCTGTTCTCGCTCGGCGTGGGCGGGCGCCTCGCCGCGCCCGACGCGTGGTTCAGCTGGGTCGGCCTCGACGACGTGGCGCGGGCGTACGTGCACACGATCCTGACCGACGTGGTCGAGGGGCCCACCAACCTGGTCGGGCCGCGCCCGGTCACGCACCAAGAGTTCGCCACCACCCTCGGCCGCGTGCTGCACCGGCCGGCGGTCGTGCCGACGCCGGCGATCGGCCCCAAGCTCGTGCTCGGTGCCGAGGGCTACGACGAGATGATCGACACCGACCAGCGGGTGTCGGCGGCGAAGCTGGGCGAGTCCGGGTTCTGGTTCGCGCAGGGCACCCTGGCCGAGGCGCTGCGGCACGCGCTCATGCGCTGA
- a CDS encoding IclR family transcriptional regulator, with the protein MASSASPAVGRALDILTHLARQTGAVGASAIARDLGLPRSSTYHLLAVLEERGFVLRLPESRGWALGASAYGLTSAYTPHEGLERLARPVMRALAAEQGVTVHLGILRGPLTLYLLKESPAGATDEPSLVTAVGVLLPAHLTASGRAILAQLPEATVRALYTRPGDFVSRTGRGPRGLGDLLGELGPERARGWSEEVELVTPGLRSVGAAVFDLHRQPVAALSCTWRARVPARDAEPIVSALLAGASEVSRRLGG; encoded by the coding sequence ATGGCCTCCAGCGCGTCGCCCGCCGTGGGTCGGGCCCTCGACATCCTGACCCACCTCGCCCGGCAGACCGGGGCGGTCGGGGCATCGGCGATCGCGCGCGACCTGGGCCTGCCCCGCTCGTCGACGTACCACCTGCTCGCCGTGCTGGAGGAGCGCGGCTTCGTGCTGAGGCTGCCCGAGTCGCGCGGCTGGGCGCTCGGTGCCTCGGCGTACGGGCTGACCAGCGCGTACACCCCGCACGAGGGGCTCGAGCGGCTGGCCCGGCCGGTGATGCGGGCGCTCGCGGCTGAGCAGGGCGTGACCGTGCACCTCGGGATCCTGCGTGGCCCGCTCACCCTCTACCTGCTCAAGGAGTCGCCCGCCGGAGCCACCGACGAACCGTCGCTCGTCACCGCCGTGGGGGTGCTGCTGCCCGCCCACCTGACCGCGTCGGGGCGGGCGATCCTGGCCCAATTGCCCGAGGCGACCGTGCGGGCTCTGTACACGCGGCCGGGCGACTTCGTGTCGCGCACGGGGCGCGGGCCGCGCGGTCTGGGCGACCTGCTGGGCGAGCTCGGCCCCGAGCGGGCGCGTGGGTGGTCCGAAGAGGTCGAACTCGTCACGCCCGGCCTGCGCTCGGTCGGAGCCGCCGTGTTCGACCTGCACCGCCAGCCCGTCGCGGCGCTGAGCTGCACGTGGCGGGCACGGGTCCCGGCCCGGGACGCCGAGCCGATCGTGTCCGCCCTGCTGGCCGGGGCGTCCGAGGTGTCGCGCCGGCTGGGTGGGTGA
- the hutH gene encoding histidine ammonia-lyase, translating into MHEVTVGTGPVSFDDVVAVARHDAPVRVSPEALDAVATTRRHIEQLAASDRPVYGVSTGFGALATKHIAPEKRAQLQVSLIRSHAAGSGVEVEREVVRAMMLLRLSTLASGRTGVRPVVVETYAALLNAGITPVVHEYGSLGCSGDLAPLSHCALAAMGEGEVRDAAGVRRPAAEVLAEVGIEPLVLAEKEGLALINGTDGMLGQLVLACHDLGVLLATTDVIAALSVEGLMGTDRVFAEDLHAMRPHPGQGLSAATMRAVLDGSPIVARHRDDPDCPIVQDAYSLRCAPQVTGAARDTLVHAMLVAQRELASVIDNPVVTPDGRVESNGNFHGAPVAYVLDFLAIAVADVASMSERRTDRFLDAKRNHGLPPFLADDPGVDSGHMILQYMQAGVVAELKRLAVPASADSIPSSAMQEDHVSLGWHAARKLRRSLDGLTRVLAGEALTAARALDLRELGSAPATAAVVARIREHVPGPGTDRFLAPEIESVVGLVAAGSLVEAAASVTGPLPPRDAPRA; encoded by the coding sequence ATGCATGAGGTCACCGTCGGCACCGGACCGGTCAGCTTCGACGACGTCGTCGCCGTGGCAAGGCACGACGCGCCCGTTCGCGTGTCACCCGAAGCTCTGGACGCCGTGGCCACCACCCGCCGCCACATCGAGCAACTCGCCGCGTCGGACCGCCCGGTCTACGGCGTCTCGACCGGGTTCGGGGCGCTGGCAACCAAGCACATCGCCCCCGAGAAGCGAGCCCAGCTGCAGGTGTCGCTGATCCGCTCGCACGCGGCGGGGTCAGGGGTTGAGGTCGAGCGCGAGGTCGTCCGGGCGATGATGCTGCTGCGGCTGTCGACGCTGGCGAGCGGGCGCACGGGCGTCCGGCCGGTCGTGGTCGAGACCTACGCCGCCCTGCTCAACGCGGGCATCACCCCGGTCGTGCACGAGTACGGCTCGCTCGGCTGCTCGGGCGACCTCGCCCCGCTGTCGCACTGCGCGCTCGCCGCCATGGGCGAGGGCGAGGTGCGGGACGCCGCGGGCGTGCGTCGTCCTGCTGCCGAGGTGCTGGCCGAGGTCGGGATCGAACCGCTGGTGCTCGCCGAGAAGGAGGGACTGGCGCTCATCAACGGCACCGACGGCATGCTGGGCCAGCTGGTGCTGGCGTGTCACGACCTCGGCGTCCTGCTGGCGACGACCGACGTGATCGCCGCCCTGTCCGTCGAGGGGCTGATGGGCACCGACCGCGTCTTCGCCGAGGACCTGCACGCCATGCGACCCCACCCCGGGCAGGGGCTGTCGGCGGCGACGATGCGCGCGGTGCTGGACGGGTCACCGATCGTGGCGCGGCACCGCGACGATCCCGACTGCCCGATCGTCCAGGACGCCTACTCGCTGCGCTGCGCACCCCAGGTCACCGGCGCCGCCCGGGACACCCTGGTGCACGCCATGCTGGTCGCCCAGCGGGAGCTGGCCTCGGTGATCGACAACCCGGTCGTCACCCCGGACGGGCGCGTGGAGTCCAACGGCAACTTCCACGGCGCACCGGTCGCCTACGTGCTCGACTTCCTCGCGATAGCGGTCGCCGACGTGGCCTCGATGTCGGAGCGCCGCACCGACCGTTTCCTCGACGCCAAGCGCAACCACGGGCTGCCACCGTTCCTGGCCGACGACCCGGGCGTCGACTCGGGGCACATGATCCTGCAGTACATGCAGGCCGGGGTGGTCGCCGAGCTCAAGCGCCTGGCCGTGCCCGCGTCGGCCGACTCGATCCCGAGCTCGGCCATGCAGGAGGACCACGTCTCCCTCGGCTGGCACGCCGCCCGCAAGCTGCGCCGCTCGCTTGACGGGCTTACCCGGGTACTGGCCGGCGAGGCCTTGACCGCGGCCCGCGCGCTCGACCTGCGCGAGCTGGGTTCGGCCCCCGCGACGGCGGCCGTCGTGGCGCGCATTCGCGAACACGTCCCCGGCCCCGGCACCGACCGGTTCCTGGCCCCGGAGATCGAGTCCGTGGTGGGCCTGGTCGCGGCAGGATCCCTCGTCGAGGCCGCGGCGTCCGTCACCGGCCCCCTACCGCCGCGGGACGCGCCGAGGGCTTGA